The Tolypothrix sp. PCC 7712 region AAGCGATAAGTAGCGCGGAATTGGGCCAGGTTGACTGTAGTAGTACCAACTAAATCACTGGCTAGGTAAGAGGTACTATTACGTAAAGCATATTTGCCATAAAATTCCCATTGCCAATTGGGAGCATAGATAGCCTCTAAAGCAAAAGTATGATCTTCGGAACCTGTACCACTACCTAACAAAATAGTGTCCGGGATAGTTGCGGGATTTTGACGGTATTCATAACGCAACAAAGCGTTAAATTTATCGCTACGGGGGTCACGGTAGGCTAAACCCACCTTCAGGTTGACTGTATCTCCTAATCCTGTAAGTTTTTGATTAGAAGAGTTTGCCTGTTGATAACGTACTAAAGCTGTCAGCGACGGAGAAATCTTACCAGTTGCAGCCGCTGAAATTACAGTATTGGAACCACCGGCGGAACTACGATACTCATAACGGGCGCTGGCTTGAAATTGAGGATTATCAGAGTATTCCAGCCCAACACTGTAGCTATCACCACCATTAAACCCAATAGCAGAAGCACTTTGACCAGAAGCAAAAGGTTGGCTAAATTGCTGACCCGCCCCAGTCTTTTGGAAGAAGCTGCCAAATACATGTTCGTAAGCCAGATTTAACCGCAAACCAGGCGCAATAGACCAACGGTTATTCAAACCTATGGCTCCTTGGGTAGTGATTTCATTAGCACCACCCAAAATTGAGTAACGACCAGTCAAGGTGGTATCAGTACCAAGCTTGTGTTCGCCATTCACACTGAGGCTAGTAATAGAATTACCGGACAATTGACCGCTACTGTAAAACTGTTGGGCAAGACTGATATTAATACCAGGGATGACAGCCCAGTTGAGTCCAAAAATAGTCCGGTCTGGGTAAACAGTATCCTTGGTTGAAGATAAAGTCAGTTCATTTTGTGCTTGGAAAGTCAGGTTACTCGCTAAGGGAACTGTCAAACGCGATCGCAATTGATCGGAATTACTACTGAGCGCATTTGCAGGAATCCGATCTTCCCGGTTGCGATGAATCCAATCTAAATCAACAGTGGTGCTACCAAAACGTTGTTGAATTCCAGCGGAAATTGTCGTTAGGGAATTATTTACTTGACTACCAGGAACAGCTTGAGAACGTGGTGAAAACAGTTCTTCAAATGTATCTAGGGGTTGAGGTGCAATGCCAAAATTATCTTCGTGGTCATATTGCAGTCGGATATTGGTAGTTGCAGAAACTTGACCTGTTAATTGTGCGCCATAACGAGTTTGACCCGGGACAAAGCTGATGGTGGCATTATTGGCAAAACCCGTCCCAGCATAACGATAATAGGCACGACCTTGGATACCTTTAAAAATTTGTCCTTCAGCTTCTAAGCGGTAAGCTTCACCACTAACCTTACCCATAACATCAGAATTATTGGTGGAATGAGCATATTCTGCTATTAACTTGCTGTTACCACCTAAAGCAATCATGGCATCAGCGCCATATAATTCAAAGCCGCGCACCCCTTGGTTTTCTCTGACGTAGGTTGCAGCTAACCAACTTTCCTGATTGACAGCGCGAGAGAAGTTGTATTGTAAGCGACCTGCATAAATATCACTATTAGAATCTTGAGTGTCATATTGATAGCTGACAATAATCCGCCGGACTAAAACTTGTCCATCTTGATCAACATCAGTGCGGAGAATTGGTTCGCGGAATAATAGAGTTCCGCGATCGTAATCAATTTCGTAGTCTGAACCTCGGTCTAGTTGTTTACGTTGTAGTACTGTCCCCGGACGGTTGAGTTCTTCTAACTCCAAAAATACATTTTCACTACCAGGAACTAAGATGCGGCGAGACAGAAAATAATAACCACTAGTCCCATCAGGAGCGATCGCATCTCGTTGGAAACCTTGGAGGTTATTGCCATAGAATGCTGTAAATTGAAGATTTCCTAGGTTGTAGTTGGCTTTAAAACCGTGTAGTTGACGGGTAGTGGCGGTATACTGCTGCGATGCTCGAGCAAATTCCTCTGTATTGTAGTCACCCCACATAAAATAATCGGGAGTAGTCCCTGGGATACCAGATGAATGCTCGAAACGTACATACACGCTGTCAATGGAAGGCGTGACAACGGTAGATGTGGAACTATCCCCATAGACAGGATAGTTTTGCTCGCTGAATTGGTTACTACGAAATAGACGGTTATCACAGTTGCAGTCCTCGTTGAGGTTGCGAGAACTGTTGTAAGCACCAGTAAATAACCAATCACCAATCGCACCAGTGGCAAATATTGCGGAGTGGAAATCTAATTGAGTTCTGTTATCTCTGTCTGGACGGAGAAAATCACGAAAACTGCCATAATAATCTGTACCTCTAGCACCTAAACGCAAATCGACTACACCAGTAAGCAGACTAGGACGTAACGCTGTTTCAAATTGCAGTTGGGTAAAGGCTTCTAGATCATTCACCTTGGCCAGAATTCTGACAGTTTGGGCTTTCAGATTAGAACGCAGCGTAGCTGTAAATTGTCCTCCCTTCGCCTCCACTTGAAATCCAGGTTGGTCAGGCTTGAAATCTTGACCAACAAAATCCCCAGCCGTAGGTATTAAAGTGATGACAGCATCTTGATTAGAGCGATTGCCATTTTCATCGATTAATTGACCCTTTACTGTGGCTGTTGTACGTCCATCAGCAGGAATCCGAGATTCTACTGTTTCTAATGTGAGTTGTTTTGGCGTGCCTCTAATTACTACTTGCACTGTCGCTGGCGGTTCTGTACTACCTAAGATTTGTGCAGAAATAGTGTTTTTTCCTGATTGTAACGAGACTCCATACCATGTCTGCGTTACTAGGTTAGTAGTACTATCACTTTCTGTTCGTCCAACTAAAGAAGAATCTACCAGCGTTCCATTTACCCGCAGTTCCACTTGACTCCCAGCCGGAAATTGTACACTCACCGTAGTTGCTGGAGCATCTAAAACACTGTCAGCTGTTGGGGTTAGGATTTTCACTCCTGTGGAAATGGGGGAAGTATTAGGAGATGGCGAATTAGAATCTATACTCTCTTTGATTCCCTCTGCAATTTTAGATAAGCCTCTAGGTAATGTGGTCTCAACTGTTGGTTGAAAGGTTGGGATTTCTGTTGTTGCTACCGTACTATCACTAAAAGCATCAGCAGTAATTTTAGATAAACCTCTAGGTAATGTGGTCTCAACTGCTGGTTGAAAGGTTGGGATTTCTGTTGTTGCTACCGTACTATCACTAGAAGCATCAGCCGCAATTTTAGATAAGCCTCTAGGTAATGTGGTCTCAACTGCTGGTTGAAAGGTTGGGATTTCTGTTATTGCTGCCGTAGTACTACTAGAAACATCAGCAGCAATTTTAGATAAGCCTCTGGGTAATGTGGTCTCAACTGTTGGTTGAAAGGTTGGGATTTCTGTTGTTGCTGACGTAGTACTACTAGAAACATCAGCAGCAATTTTAGATAAGCCTCTGGGTAATGTGGTCTCAACTGTTGGTTGAAAGGTTGGGATTTCTGTTGTTGCTGACGTAGTACTACTAGAAACATCAGCAGCAATTTTAGATAAGCCTCTGGGTAATGTGGTCTCAACTGTTGGTTGAAAGGGTTGTATTAGTGAAGAAGGCTGTATTTCTTTCTCAATTTCAGTTGTAGCTATTGTGTCGTATTGATCGCTAAATTCGGTATCAAATGTTGAAGAATCAAAATTGATAGATGAACTCTCAATCAAGCTAGCTGTTGTAAGTTGCTGTTGATTTTTCGCAAAAATATCAGCTGAATTTACATCGATTA contains the following coding sequences:
- a CDS encoding TonB-dependent receptor; the encoded protein is MAGALSIILYPVVAHGETTDNSQLAVEVNDNFNSALQAEKVEQITVSSEEPESKVPDTIIDVNSADIFAKNQQQLTTASLIESSSINFDSSTFDTEFSDQYDTIATTEIEKEIQPSSLIQPFQPTVETTLPRGLSKIAADVSSSTTSATTEIPTFQPTVETTLPRGLSKIAADVSSSTTSATTEIPTFQPTVETTLPRGLSKIAADVSSSTTAAITEIPTFQPAVETTLPRGLSKIAADASSDSTVATTEIPTFQPAVETTLPRGLSKITADAFSDSTVATTEIPTFQPTVETTLPRGLSKIAEGIKESIDSNSPSPNTSPISTGVKILTPTADSVLDAPATTVSVQFPAGSQVELRVNGTLVDSSLVGRTESDSTTNLVTQTWYGVSLQSGKNTISAQILGSTEPPATVQVVIRGTPKQLTLETVESRIPADGRTTATVKGQLIDENGNRSNQDAVITLIPTAGDFVGQDFKPDQPGFQVEAKGGQFTATLRSNLKAQTVRILAKVNDLEAFTQLQFETALRPSLLTGVVDLRLGARGTDYYGSFRDFLRPDRDNRTQLDFHSAIFATGAIGDWLFTGAYNSSRNLNEDCNCDNRLFRSNQFSEQNYPVYGDSSTSTVVTPSIDSVYVRFEHSSGIPGTTPDYFMWGDYNTEEFARASQQYTATTRQLHGFKANYNLGNLQFTAFYGNNLQGFQRDAIAPDGTSGYYFLSRRILVPGSENVFLELEELNRPGTVLQRKQLDRGSDYEIDYDRGTLLFREPILRTDVDQDGQVLVRRIIVSYQYDTQDSNSDIYAGRLQYNFSRAVNQESWLAATYVRENQGVRGFELYGADAMIALGGNSKLIAEYAHSTNNSDVMGKVSGEAYRLEAEGQIFKGIQGRAYYRYAGTGFANNATISFVPGQTRYGAQLTGQVSATTNIRLQYDHEDNFGIAPQPLDTFEELFSPRSQAVPGSQVNNSLTTISAGIQQRFGSTTVDLDWIHRNREDRIPANALSSNSDQLRSRLTVPLASNLTFQAQNELTLSSTKDTVYPDRTIFGLNWAVIPGINISLAQQFYSSGQLSGNSITSLSVNGEHKLGTDTTLTGRYSILGGANEITTQGAIGLNNRWSIAPGLRLNLAYEHVFGSFFQKTGAGQQFSQPFASGQSASAIGFNGGDSYSVGLEYSDNPQFQASARYEYRSSAGGSNTVISAAATGKISPSLTALVRYQQANSSNQKLTGLGDTVNLKVGLAYRDPRSDKFNALLRYEYRQNPATIPDTILLGSGTGSEDHTFALEAIYAPNWQWEFYGKYALRNSTSYLASDLVGTTTVNLAQFRATYRLGYSMDLVGEARVINQSTYTETGFVIEAGYYLSPNLRLAAGYVFGRVDDRDFSGTRSAGGPYLGITLKLNELFDGFGQQKVTPFQEKESQVPGKLRI